The segment gcctttttcaaAAGCCTCTAAGCACGGCtctgatatatattataaaccCTAGATTCTATATTCTTTTACCtttacatgcatatatatacgcATGTGGTTAAGTGGTTTCATCATGTTATCAAAATCCCAAAACCTTTTTATTTGTGTGTGTGGTGAAGTTGCGAGAAGAACTACAACACGGAGTGCGACAACTGCAGCTGCGGATCAAACTGTAGCTGTGGGGACAGCTGCAGCTGTTAATGTGGTGTAAATCACATGTATGCAGGAAAACTGGTGGAAAATGTGTTTGATGTTAAGAGagatgtgtgtgtgtttgaatAAAGATTTGGCATAATATGTTGCGTAATAACTCTCTTAACCTTGACTTTTTCCTGCTTCTATGTGTTGATTGTGTGATTGTGTAATGTTTTCATTTGTAACttaaagaaaaccaaaaaaatatatatatatattgactttTGTGATTATAAAGATTTATCTATTCTCCTCTCTCCATATAGGGTTAATCAGCTAAATGACTATGATCCATGaacaattatttatttagtaTATAACAAAAAGGGTAAATCTGGTTGATTAGTATGTGATGAGTAATCCGAATAAACTAGCTTAAGCTCATctgaaatcaaacaaaataaagaaaaaaaaaacaaatactagTAATTAAATTAAGTAACCAATCAGTAATCAGAAACAAATATTAGcataattgtaaaaaaaatattatcttattacaAATTAGCAGAGTTATTAATTTCATCGGAGTCAATAACAGAAAAACCAATATAAATAGGAAATGAGGATACAAAATACAAGTCCACTATGTACTTATTGGGCTTTACACATTCTGGACCATCAACAAGCTTTATAGATGTTCACGTGCCAGTAAGGTCCCAGAAGAAAGAAACAATGCGATCTATTATTGCGTTGGTAAGGCAACGAGATTGTTTCGTTCAGGCAATACGTCGAACACCTGGTGTGTCATATTCACCTGCGTCGGATCATCAGCCTAACTTCAAAGCCTCGAACTTTCTCACTACCCTAATCTCTTCGACGAAATCTAGTGAATCAGACGGAGACGAAGAAGAGCCCAACAAGTGTTTGTCTCTGAGAATCGAGAAGCTACCGAAAGGAGTAACTGTTGGGTCTGCTTTGCAGAGCTGGATGGGCGATGGGTTTCCAGTTCATGGTGGAGATGTTTATCATGCTATTAATCGATTGAGAAAGCTCGGTAGAAACAAACGTGCCCTTGAGGTATGAATTCAGTTACTTGCTACGCTCTTGTCTCTATGTTTTTGTGTTCCAACTTAACTCACTCGTTGTCAAGTTAAGACAGAACTCAGATTGATGTGTCTGAATAGTTTTGGATATGGAACGTAAAGACTTTTTAATGTTGCCCTCTTTAACTTGGCTCCTTCACTCGTCGTGAAGTTAGGACAGAACTCAGTTTGATGTGTCTGAATTGTTTTGGAGAGGGAACTTAAGACGTTTTAATGGTCCCCtctatatgtttttatgttCGAACTCAACTTGTCTCCTTCACTCGTCGTGAAGTTAGGACAGAACTTAGTTTGATGTGTCTGAATTGTTTTGAGATAGAACTTAAGATGTTTTAATGTTGCCTTTGTTTTTATAGAGATACTCTTTGAATGTGAAAGCTCTAACGTTTTGGTATATGTATGTGGTTTTAGTTAATGGAGTGGATCATCAGAGAAAGACCATACCGTCCCGGGGAGCTAGAATACTCCTACTTACTCGAATTCACAGTCAAGATCCACGGCATCTCGCAAGGCGAAACGCTCTTCACACGCGTCCCTCAAGAGTTTCAGAACGAGCTTCTCTACAACAACCTCGTCATCGCTTGCCTAGACCAAGGCGTCATGAGACTCGCCCTGGGATAcatgaagaagatgagagagcTCGGTCACCGCACATCACATCTGGTCTACAACCGTCTTATAATCCGCAACTCGGCTCCGGGAAGAAGAAAACTCATCGCCAAAGACCTTGCGCTGATGAAAGCAGACAAGGCGGTTCCTCATGTCTCGACGTATCATATCTTGATGAAGCTTGAGGCTAACGAACATAATGTTGATGGTGTGCTAAAGGCTTTTGAGGGTATGAAGAAAGCTGGCGTCGAGGCGAACGAGGTTTCGTATTGTATATTGGCGATGGCGCATGCTGTTGCGAGGTTGTATACGGTCGCTGAGGCCTATACGGAGGAGATTGAGAGGACTATCACTGGGGATAACTGGTCGACGTTAGATGTGTTGATGATTCTGTACGGACGTTTGGGTAAAGAAAAGGAGGTGGAGAGAGCGTGGAATGTTGTTAAAGGGTTTCATCACGTTAGGTCAAAGAGTTACTTGCTAGCCACGGAAGCGTTTGGACGAGTAGGGAACTTGGAGAGAGCTGAAGAGGTTTGGTTAGAGATGAAGAGCGTAAGAGGAGTTAAAGAAACAGAGCAGTTCAACTCTCTGATGTCTGTATACTGCAAACGCGGTTTGATAGAGAAGGCAATAAGTGTGTTCCGAGAGATGACTGGAGATGGGTGTAAGCCTAACTCGATAACGTATAGGCATCTTGCTCTAGGGTGTGCTAAGGCCAATTTGATGAAGGAAGCTATCAAGAACATTGAGATGGGTTCGAGTTTAAAGACGAGTAAGAGTGTGAGAAGCTCGACGCCGTGGCTGGAGACGACGCTAGCGATCGTCGAGTGTTTTGCGGAGAAGGGTGATGTGGAGAACTCGGAGAAACTGTTTGAAGAGCTGAATAGTGCTAAGTATAATAGGTATGCGTTTGTGTATAACGCTCTGTTCAAGGCTTATGTTAAAGGTAGGGTGTATGATCCTAATCTGTTCAAGAGGATGGTTCTTGGTGGAGCTAGACCTGATGCTGAGTCTTACAGCTTGTTAAAACTTGTTGAACAATATAAACCCTGATTCATTCAAAGGCTGCTGCATTTTTTGGGTAAATCTTACAAAGTCTCTTAAGCTAAAGTTGAGTTAAGGTTATAGGATAAACATAACAGCTTTGCAAGTACATCACGGGCTCAAAGTCAAAGGGAGCTAGCCGTTCAAGTTGATGGAGCCGTGGGAAGAAGCAGGGAATCTAGCTCTGGCCTCTGGGCAGACATGCTATCAAGTGGACCATTGGACCTTTATCTCTTTTTGGGTCCTACCAGAGGGTCAAACATGTAAAGGTCAAACCGTCGAAATATTCGTTCACACGGTCACATGATCCAATGAGACAAAGGGAGGCTCAAATGCAATACAATCAATCATACACAAAACCTCTTTTATTTTCGCTTTTGTCCTGGATTACCAAATTGTCTTCAGTATGCCATGTTTCTCGAAATTATTGAGATGAGAATTTGTATTTTGTAACTTTttctaataataaattatttagttaTTCTTCCAGAATGATTAAAATAATTACGtcgaaaaataaatataattctgcatttaaacaaaataataaaaattctgTAAATCGCTTTTGGGATAGCATGCAAATGCAATGCATATCAgccaaattttgttttttgttcattgtttatgtatttattttgtttctagTTTTTCAAATATACTAAATTATTACAAATGGGCTAAACCATTGAGTAAAAGTGGGCCTCTATTTAAAGTTTAGGTTTATTAAATAGGATTAATCCAAAGATAAAGTTGGTCAAGACCCACCAAAAAAACGAATGGAGGGGAAAAAACAATTGTCAACAACGGGGCCATTACCTTGGACTAGAGAAAAATTACATGAGATATATGCTTTTCAGATATTACTTTTGATGGACTTTCTTTTTCAAAGTGTGACAGGTTCACACCAAACCGTTATGCTTTATTTCAATTTTCATTTTGGTTCAAATAAACTTGGGGTTTGTCCCATTAGTTCTTGTCTTTTGTGGAGTCAGCAAATAGGTCGTATGTGACCGTTTGAGATCTCCTTTATGTACCAGCTGACTACAGCTTTCAGGAAATAATCAGAAAATCATTTCAGTCATCTCAaccttatctctctctctcgcaaAGCTCCAAAGCTAGCACATTTATCCCTGAGATCCTGTTCTTCAAGGTGATCCTTCTTTTAGATCACTTTCTAGTCTTGATTTCTCCTATCTTAAGTTCTTGGTGAGCTCTAGATTGGACTCTGGTTACTCAGTTCTAACCATACTGTTACATTGGTATCAGAAGTCTCTCGATTCTCGGCGCTGCAATGGTGGAAACACGGCTCCAGGAACGATCTCTGACCGAACAGGTCGACGAGATGCGCTCGCTACACACCCTCCTCGCAGCGGAGGTTAAGAACCAGAACGACTCCCTCAACTCCCGTTTCGACAGACTTGAAGCGATGATGTTCAACAACATTTCCCCCCTCCAAGCCGTCGGAAAAGCCCCGATGGACCCTGGCCCGTCTCACCCACCCACCCCCATCTCAAACATCAACCCTAACCAACCCCCCGACCCCCCCGATACCACCGGTTACTCTGACCAACGCCCAGATAGAACCCCCTCACCCCACCACGGCTTAGCCTCGCGCCTTTCAAAGATAAAGTTCCCATCTTTTGACGGCACAAACCTTCGCGACTGGATTTCCAACTGCGAACAGTTCTTTGACATCGACAACACCGCACCGGAGCTTAAGGTCCGCTTAGCGTCGATGCACCTCACCGGTAAAGCCACCCAATGGCACCACAACTATATGAGTACACGTTACGGGATCTTCCCTTCGTGGACTGAATATGTTGTGGCCATCTCTGGTCGCTTCAGCGAGCTCTACGATGATCCACTGGCTGAGCTGGTCGAGTTGAAACAAGGCTCTGACTCGGTGGTTGAGTTTCTCGACAAGTTCGAAACCGCCAGAATGAGACTCATCCTCCCAGAGGCTCACGCCCTAAGCATCTTCCTAGCCAACCTGAACCGTCATCTGTCACTCCACACTAGGCAGTTTGAGGTCTCATCCGTCGCTGGGGCTGCGAAGATCGCCATGCTTCACGAATCTTCCCTTAAACACACACcctccaaacaacccaaagCTCCCTTCAATCCCACCCATAAACAAAACCAACCTTACTACCACAAAAACCCTCCCCTACTCCCGACCCCAACTACACAAAACTCCACCCCTAAAGCCCTTACCTTTCCCACAAACAACGATAAACCACCCCGAAAGTACTCTTACCAAGAGATGCAAGACAGGAGAGCAAAAGGTCTCTGTATGTTCTGTGACGAGGTCTACACACCAGGCCATTACTTACGAAATTAACTTgctgaaaacaataaattgaaaAGGAGTATATTGGTGAGTTTGTAAACTGTTTTTATACTACTGTCTTGCTCCAAGCCCCATTAAAGCCCTATGGACCAGTACAAGAGGCGGGACTGGACCTCAGAGTTTCTGATCTACTAACGGATGACCTTCAGTGGAACAAGGATAAGATCGATAAGTTCTTACCAGACTTTACAAAGCAGATCCAGTGTCTTAAGCCAAGCAAGGAAGGTGCAGAGGATATTTACGTGTGGCTCCCCCTTGAGTCTGGTGTCTACTCCACTAAGTCGGGTTACAACTCTAAAACCCAGCTCAATGCACACACACACCTGCAACAGAGAACCTCAAATCCTCCTCCTAACCTGGAATTCGACTGGCTGAAAGATGTGTGGTCAATCAAAACAGCGTCAAAACTTAAGCTTTTCTTATGGTCGATTATACAGGGAGCTTTACCTCTAGGATCAGAACTCCAACGTCGAGGTATGATCAATGCTGCTGCTTGCCCCCGCTGTAAGAAAGAGGAATCAGCTACCCATATATTCTTCCAGTGCCCCTTTGCCAAAGAAGTATGGCGCCACATTCCTCTCAACTCATCAGTTCACCTAGCTGATGCAGAGACTTTTGAATCCTATATGGGGCAATTCCGAAGCGCCCTCTGTCTCCCTCCTACAGGCATCAGATCACCAGTGCTCCCGTGGATCTGCTGGTCACTATGGACGGCAAGAAACAAGCTGATTTTCGATGATAAAACGGCTCAACCACTCGAAATAGCGACAAAAGGGCTTGCAGCTGCACTTGAATGGGACCTAGCTCAGAGCACCGATCAATTGAAGAGAAACCAAGTATTCCCCCAAGCTCCAAGCCGACGACAAATACCAGGAATCCAATCATACCCCTCTTGCTTCGTAGACGCAGCGTGGGATGCCTCCTCCAACCGAGCAGGTATCGCTTGGCATTTCACCAACGATCTAGGGACCAACTCTCCTCCAGGATCCCAGATCATAGACAATGTGGCTTCCCCCCTCATGGCGGAATCGCTGGCGCTCAGACAAGGAATCAAAGAAGCCCTAAGTCTAGGGAAGAAGTCAGTTTCGTTTCACTCCGATTGCGCAACGCTCATCAGAGCAATCTCAACCCAAAGTCAGATCAAGGAGATCTATGGTGTTCTTCAGGATATCAAGCATCTCTCAGCAAACTTTGATCGCATCCAATTTCTGCATATCTCCCGTTCCCAGAACAGAGAGGCAGACTATCTAGCTAAAGTGGCCCTTAAGGCCCATCCGTTTCCTTCTTGCTTTGTTATGGGCTAGCCTTTGGGTCTAAACCTTCatttgtttcagtttttaagttctaatatattcagttgttcaaaaaaaaagtaaactgtttttatattaaaaaaacacacatGTATTTTTGTAAACTATGCACAAATTAtttcttctttacaaaatattttcttttttactgTGAATGCAGCATGTGACTTCACTTGCCCCATACTTGACACAAATGCATCCACCTCAAGAATTACTGGAGTTTAATCAAATCAAGAAAATATAACCGTATTGAGCAAAGATTAGTTTGAGAGGAATACAATAACACacaaataaatttgaataatccAGTGAGTCAATGACAATATCTGTCGGCATTGACTCATAAATATCTAGTACTTCTAATTCTATCGTAGGATACCATGAATCATCTATAGATGATATTGAAATGATTATACAATGGGCCCCATGATCCTTCATGGCTTTAGTTTgtattttgttcaaaacttcaagTAACTATCATTACACTGCTTACAATCGGTAAAAAGATATCACGGTAAGTAAGAACACCTGCTTCGTATAGATACTAAGATTAGTCTAAAATCTGAACATCTTATTAAAACTAACGAAAATTATTCACGACTGTGGTTAAACCGACCATAGCCTATACTTGTTACATGTCTCACGACAATTCTAGATGTTCATTCAAAGCCTAAATGAGAGACTCATTACAGGTTAAAATGAGCCGAGCCTAGCCTAGCTCACAGCAGCTGGAACTTTACATCGAGAACTACAATGCTGACGTCAGATCCAACGGCTGAGAGCGGTTGTAAGGCTAATCTTTTCTGACCTCatcagagagagaaagaaaaaaaaacgatatAAAGGGTGACACTTTGCCAAGAGACACAgatagagaaagaaaaaaaagctcgaaaactgataaaaaaaagctaaagaagaagaaggaagaagatagAGGCGGTACTGCTCCGCCATTAATGCCACCACTCAACGGGAACACCTTTCTCACTCTCTTTCTTGGTTGAGAATTGAGACTTGAGAACTTAAAAAAGGTGAATAAGACTTTTGATTAATTCAGCAAAAGAGGTTATACACACTTTGATGGGGAAATAAAAAGTTGTGAAAATCTTTTCTTTTCACATTTTGATGTATTGTCCACCTCAACTTTAAAGTTTGTACCTTTTTGCTTGTCTTAATCTCAAGTGTGATATATAGTTGAAGATTTTGCATAAAAggttctccctctctctctctgaatcACTCAGTCATGGGGATTTGTTTGAGTGCCCAGGTCAAAGCTGAGAGCCCAGGTAAAAGACATTTTCTCTCTTTGTCTCATCTTCTGGAGGCAAAGTTCTTAGATTTGTTATTTCTTCACCTGCAAGTTTTGATTATTTCATCTGAGGGTTAGGGTTTTTGTTCTAAAGATTCTgttatgttctgttttttttgtggGTTTAGTGGCAAGTCCCAAAGATACTAAAAGTCTTGGGAGTAAGGGTTCATCTGTGTCTGTAAGGCCCAGCCCTAGAACCGAGGGTGAGATCTTACAGTCTCCAAACCTCAAGAGTTTCAGCTTCTCAGAGCTTAAATCAGCAACCAGGAATTTCAGACCAGACAGTGTGCTTGGTGAAGGTGGATTCGGTTGTGTCTTCAAAGGATGGATTGATGAGAAGTCTCTCACTGCCACAAGACCAGGAACCGGTTTGGTTATTGCTGTCAAAAAACTTAACCAAGATGGTTGGCAAGGTCACCAGGAGTGGCTGGTAAAAAAAACCGCTAAAATAAgccaaatatgtttttttttaatatataaaatatatggtttttgcttttatttattatcCTTTATGTGTTTGAATGATTTTGCAGGCTGAAGTTAATTATCTTGGCCAGTTTTCTCATGGACACCTTGTGAAGTTGATTGGTTATTGCCTAGAGGATGAGCACCGTCTTCTTGTTTACGAGTTCATGCCTCGTGGTAGCTTGGAGAATCATCTTTTCAGGAGTATGTCACACCTTTCCTCTTTTGTCTTATCTCAGCACAGCCTCATACTAAAAGCTTTTTGTGATGTTTTCTTGGGTGACAGGAGGTTTGTATTTCCAGCCTTTATCTTGGAAACTACGGTTGAAAGTTGCTCTTGGCGCTGCAAGGGGCCTAGCCTTTCTTCACAGCTCCGAGACAAGAGTGATATACCGTGACTTCAAGACTTCTAACATCCTTCTTGATtcggtatttttttttaacatcccTAATCTTTCTTTGATGCAATAGCCATTGACTTCAAGTACCAACTTCATGTTCATGATCTCAGGACTACAACGCTAAGCTTTCTGATTTTGGGTTGGCTAAGGATGGGCCAGTTGGTGATAAAAGTCATGTGTCTACTCGGGTCATTGGTAC is part of the Brassica rapa cultivar Chiifu-401-42 chromosome A09, CAAS_Brap_v3.01, whole genome shotgun sequence genome and harbors:
- the LOC103843443 gene encoding pentatricopeptide repeat-containing protein At1g07590, mitochondrial, which translates into the protein MYLLGFTHSGPSTSFIDVHVPVRSQKKETMRSIIALVRQRDCFVQAIRRTPGVSYSPASDHQPNFKASNFLTTLISSTKSSESDGDEEEPNKCLSLRIEKLPKGVTVGSALQSWMGDGFPVHGGDVYHAINRLRKLGRNKRALELMEWIIRERPYRPGELEYSYLLEFTVKIHGISQGETLFTRVPQEFQNELLYNNLVIACLDQGVMRLALGYMKKMRELGHRTSHLVYNRLIIRNSAPGRRKLIAKDLALMKADKAVPHVSTYHILMKLEANEHNVDGVLKAFEGMKKAGVEANEVSYCILAMAHAVARLYTVAEAYTEEIERTITGDNWSTLDVLMILYGRLGKEKEVERAWNVVKGFHHVRSKSYLLATEAFGRVGNLERAEEVWLEMKSVRGVKETEQFNSLMSVYCKRGLIEKAISVFREMTGDGCKPNSITYRHLALGCAKANLMKEAIKNIEMGSSLKTSKSVRSSTPWLETTLAIVECFAEKGDVENSEKLFEELNSAKYNRYAFVYNALFKAYVKGRVYDPNLFKRMVLGGARPDAESYSLLKLVEQYKP
- the LOC103843444 gene encoding probable serine/threonine-protein kinase PBL9; the encoded protein is MGICLSAQVKAESPVASPKDTKSLGSKGSSVSVRPSPRTEGEILQSPNLKSFSFSELKSATRNFRPDSVLGEGGFGCVFKGWIDEKSLTATRPGTGLVIAVKKLNQDGWQGHQEWLAEVNYLGQFSHGHLVKLIGYCLEDEHRLLVYEFMPRGSLENHLFRRGLYFQPLSWKLRLKVALGAARGLAFLHSSETRVIYRDFKTSNILLDSDYNAKLSDFGLAKDGPVGDKSHVSTRVIGTHGYAAPEYMATGHLTTKSDVYSFGVVLLELLSGRRAVDKNRPSGERNLVEWAKPYLANKRKIFRVIDTRLQDQYSMEEACKVAILSLRCLTTETKLRPNMSDVVSHLEHIQSLNSARRGIMDRTERRMRRRSDSVVGKKPNAGFARQTAVGSTLVAYPRPSASPLYV